From a single Gemmatimonadaceae bacterium genomic region:
- a CDS encoding M1 family metallopeptidase, with protein MSSPIVCRRLLTALGLLASAPLGAQQWLHPDTVGRTNQSMFRVLDQWPAPNETRAANGKPGAKYWQQRVDYVIRVALDTTTHTVTGSERVTYHNNAPDALGYLWFQLDQNIDNPTVSEAMIGAPALPRNISPRALAFINARLDTKGYTITRVQLVSRTGQKTDAAFVLQGTQMKVPLSSPLATGGVQDLEIDWSYVMPESFASRNGRGAREKLKDGWEYLAAQWFPRAAVYDDVVGWQNDQFYGQGEFYLNFGNYDVSITVPHNHIVQSTGTLMNPTEVLTATQRQRLAQAMTSETQVYIITKDEANTPATRPAGSAPLTWRFKAENVRDFAWASSPGFIWDAAGFRYTPASKPIEMHSLYPREALGVWDSLSTKAIAQTMRTYGKLAFEYPYPKASNIHGIVGGMEYPMIAFCGARPPANANATVLKNVGYGLVAVTIHEVGHNWFPMIVASDERKWTWMDEGLNSYLEGMASVEFDQSWPKARLPIVGANIVGYMRNTDQVPLMTESDLIHRGFGPNGYTKPASGLFILREQVLGPQLFDAAFREYSQAWMFKHPQPADFFRSMMQASGDNLNWFWRGWFYSTHANDQAIGKVEAQNADSLGLGERGRFYNRVSLENKGGLVMPVVMEFTFTDGTKERVRLPVSIWRTNEKAFEYGRFSQKEVASVELDPDNALVDINRENNKWSKPAPVLP; from the coding sequence ATGTCATCTCCCATCGTCTGTCGCCGGCTCCTCACGGCCCTTGGCCTGCTCGCATCGGCGCCGCTCGGCGCGCAGCAGTGGCTCCACCCCGACACCGTCGGCCGCACCAACCAGTCCATGTTCCGCGTGCTGGACCAGTGGCCCGCACCGAACGAGACCCGCGCCGCCAACGGCAAGCCGGGCGCGAAGTACTGGCAGCAGCGCGTGGACTACGTGATCCGCGTCGCGCTCGACACCACCACGCACACCGTGACCGGCTCCGAGCGCGTCACCTACCACAACAACGCCCCCGACGCGCTGGGCTACCTCTGGTTCCAGCTCGACCAGAACATCGACAACCCCACGGTGAGCGAGGCGATGATCGGCGCGCCGGCGCTGCCGCGCAACATCTCGCCCCGCGCGCTGGCGTTCATCAACGCGCGCCTGGACACCAAGGGCTACACGATCACGCGCGTGCAGCTGGTGTCGCGCACCGGCCAGAAGACCGATGCCGCCTTCGTGCTGCAGGGCACGCAGATGAAGGTGCCGCTGTCGTCGCCGCTGGCCACCGGCGGGGTGCAGGACCTGGAGATCGACTGGAGCTACGTGATGCCCGAGTCGTTCGCCAGCCGCAACGGCCGCGGCGCGCGCGAGAAGCTCAAGGACGGCTGGGAGTACCTCGCGGCGCAGTGGTTCCCGCGCGCCGCCGTGTACGACGACGTGGTGGGGTGGCAGAACGACCAGTTCTACGGGCAGGGTGAGTTCTACCTGAACTTCGGCAACTACGACGTCAGCATCACGGTGCCGCACAACCACATCGTGCAGTCCACCGGCACGCTGATGAACCCGACCGAGGTGCTGACGGCCACGCAGCGGCAGCGGCTGGCGCAGGCGATGACGTCGGAGACGCAGGTCTACATCATCACCAAGGACGAGGCGAACACGCCGGCCACGCGCCCGGCCGGCTCGGCGCCGCTGACGTGGCGGTTCAAGGCCGAGAACGTGCGCGACTTCGCATGGGCGTCGTCGCCGGGCTTCATCTGGGATGCAGCCGGCTTCCGGTACACGCCGGCGTCGAAGCCGATCGAGATGCACTCGCTGTACCCGCGCGAGGCGCTCGGCGTGTGGGATTCGCTGAGCACCAAGGCCATCGCGCAGACCATGCGCACGTACGGGAAGCTGGCGTTCGAGTACCCGTACCCCAAGGCCAGCAACATCCACGGCATCGTGGGCGGCATGGAGTACCCGATGATCGCGTTCTGCGGCGCCCGCCCGCCGGCCAACGCGAACGCCACGGTGCTGAAGAACGTGGGGTACGGCCTGGTGGCGGTGACCATCCACGAGGTCGGGCACAACTGGTTCCCGATGATCGTGGCCAGCGACGAGCGGAAGTGGACGTGGATGGACGAGGGGCTGAACAGCTACCTGGAAGGGATGGCGTCGGTGGAGTTCGACCAGTCGTGGCCGAAGGCCCGGCTGCCGATCGTGGGGGCGAACATCGTCGGATACATGCGGAACACCGACCAGGTGCCGCTGATGACGGAGTCGGACCTGATCCACCGCGGCTTCGGCCCGAACGGGTACACCAAGCCGGCGTCCGGCCTGTTCATCCTGCGTGAGCAGGTGCTCGGCCCGCAGCTGTTCGATGCCGCGTTCCGCGAGTACAGCCAGGCATGGATGTTCAAGCACCCGCAGCCGGCCGACTTCTTCCGCAGCATGATGCAGGCCAGCGGCGACAACCTGAACTGGTTCTGGCGTGGCTGGTTCTACAGCACGCACGCCAACGACCAGGCGATCGGCAAGGTCGAGGCGCAGAACGCCGACTCGCTTGGCCTGGGGGAACGCGGTCGCTTCTACAACCGCGTCTCGCTGGAGAACAAGGGCGGGCTGGTGATGCCGGTGGTGATGGAGTTCACGTTCACCGACGGCACGAAGGAACGGGTGCGGCTGCCGGTCTCGATCTGGCGCACGAACGAGAAGGCCTTCGAGTACGGCCGCTTCTCGCAGAAGGAGGTGGCGTCGGTGGAACTCGACCCAGACAACGCGCTCGTGGACATCAACCGCGAGAACAACAAGTGGTCGAAGCCGGCGCCGGTCCTGCCGTGA
- a CDS encoding HupE/UreJ family protein, producing the protein MSSFGSFLALGLHHILTPEAADHLLFLATLALAHELGGWRQLLVLITAFTIGHSLTLALATLNLVHPDTRVVEALIPGTIVVTSVVNLWTWRRGRRANDPPATDTAGRLWPRYTMALTFGLIHGLGFSSVLRGLLGDEESIVMPLLAFNLGIELAQVIVLVVLAVIGALLVGRLTDRRGYVLAASGVTLGCATQMLLARL; encoded by the coding sequence ATGTCGTCCTTCGGCAGCTTCCTCGCGCTCGGCCTGCACCACATCCTCACCCCTGAGGCGGCCGACCACCTGCTCTTCCTGGCCACCCTCGCGCTCGCGCACGAGCTCGGAGGATGGCGCCAGCTCCTCGTCCTGATCACCGCGTTCACCATCGGGCACTCGCTCACGCTGGCGCTGGCCACGCTGAACCTGGTGCATCCCGACACGCGTGTCGTGGAGGCGCTGATCCCGGGCACCATCGTGGTCACCAGTGTCGTGAACCTCTGGACCTGGCGGCGTGGCCGGCGTGCCAACGACCCTCCGGCGACCGACACCGCCGGCCGGCTCTGGCCCCGCTACACCATGGCGCTGACCTTCGGCCTGATTCACGGGCTCGGATTCTCGTCGGTGCTGCGGGGGCTGCTGGGCGACGAGGAGTCGATCGTGATGCCGCTGCTGGCCTTCAACCTCGGCATCGAGCTGGCGCAGGTCATCGTGCTGGTGGTGCTGGCGGTGATCGGGGCCCTGCTGGTGGGCCGCCTGACGGACCGCCGCGGGTACGTGCTGGCGGCCAGCGGCGTGACGCTGGGATGTGCCACGCAGATGCTGCTGGCGCGGCTGTGA
- a CDS encoding SPFH domain-containing protein gives MTREFLRKAAPGLPMLFALLAGMAIGAYFIYAGISGRSFSTLAGGAVLILACLFLSAGLFTVEPNEAKVLQLFGTYKGTVRQQGLFFANPFFTKKRITLRARNFETTRLKVNDKHSNPVEIAAIVVWRVIDSAEALFEVENVETYVMTQSESALRALATKYPYDAHAEGEVSLSVNPDEIANELSIQLTERFAKAGVEVIESRVSHLAYAPEIAGVMLQRQQASAMIAARTKIVEGAVGMVDMALQMVEERGMATLDGERRAAMISNLLVVLCGERSAQPVLNTGTIYQ, from the coding sequence ATGACACGTGAATTCCTCCGCAAGGCCGCCCCTGGCCTCCCCATGCTGTTCGCCCTGCTCGCCGGCATGGCCATCGGGGCGTACTTCATCTATGCCGGCATCAGCGGGCGGTCGTTTTCCACGCTCGCCGGCGGCGCGGTCCTGATCCTGGCCTGTCTCTTCCTGTCTGCCGGCCTGTTCACGGTGGAGCCGAACGAGGCCAAGGTCCTGCAGCTCTTCGGCACCTACAAGGGCACGGTGCGCCAGCAGGGGCTCTTCTTCGCGAACCCGTTCTTCACCAAGAAGCGGATCACGCTGCGCGCGCGGAACTTCGAGACCACGCGCCTGAAGGTGAACGACAAGCACTCCAACCCGGTCGAGATCGCGGCGATCGTGGTCTGGCGCGTGATCGACAGCGCCGAGGCGCTGTTCGAGGTGGAGAACGTGGAGACGTACGTGATGACGCAGAGCGAGAGTGCGCTGCGTGCACTGGCCACGAAGTACCCGTACGATGCCCACGCCGAGGGGGAGGTCTCCCTCTCGGTGAATCCCGACGAGATCGCGAACGAGCTGAGCATCCAGCTCACGGAGCGGTTCGCGAAGGCCGGCGTGGAAGTGATCGAGAGCCGGGTGAGCCACCTGGCCTACGCCCCGGAGATCGCGGGAGTGATGCTGCAGCGCCAGCAGGCCTCGGCGATGATCGCCGCCCGCACCAAGATCGTGGAGGGCGCCGTGGGCATGGTGGACATGGCGCTGCAGATGGTCGAGGAACGCGGCATGGCGACGCTCGACGGCGAGCGCCGGGCCGCCATGATCAGCAACCTGCTGGTGGTGCTCTGCGGTGAGCGGAGTGCGCAGCCGGTGCTGAACACCGGCACGATCTACCAGTAG
- a CDS encoding M20/M25/M40 family metallo-hydrolase, translated as MALHTPRRLRQLPRAALLLALPAAFPAADLPAQQRRAPATGAANGAPNTDVWLSRISRRDGALLVQPPLNLSRRDGYDNQPSFDARGRTLFYTRRAPNALLANTERDVQTDIWRYALDGSQHVPVAVTAESEYSAQVTPDGSALTVVRVERDSAQHLWRLPLSADGRAERLVGRVKPVGYYAWVDAQVAMFVLGAPATLQVMDTVSGRLDTIARDIGRGVKRVPGTGRVSFVQRAGAQWFIDEVDLATRVVTRLVPTLPGAEEYAWLDSTTIVAGSGTTLQVWTRNQQGWSVAADLSYAPLTKITRVTIDPTGAWLAFVAEPTPVPPPRAATYRPRVRDADVARDLAILAADSMEGRLTGSPGSWRATRWLAAQFAAAGLQPAGDSGFVQRVPLARGSAAPGARVRPQLLTSWGAYDSVPAANRLPGANVVGYIEGSDPALRSEYVLMTAHYDHIGVTKAVEGDSINNGADDDAAGTIAVLQVARLLARGAVRPKRTIIFAAMTGEEVGLLGTRWFIDHPTRPLSEMVANLEVEMIGRPDSLAGGAGKAWLTGYERSTLGDQLRDGGIPIVPDRRPAQRFFERSDNIAFARMGIPAHTLSSFNLHADYHTVRDEARYADPSHMARVIEAAAQAIVILANGAKPAWHPNGQPVGTTRPMR; from the coding sequence ATGGCACTCCACACCCCTCGTCGTCTCCGACAGCTCCCGCGCGCGGCACTGCTGCTGGCGCTTCCCGCCGCCTTTCCCGCCGCCGACCTGCCTGCGCAGCAACGCCGCGCACCAGCCACCGGCGCCGCCAACGGCGCACCCAACACCGATGTCTGGCTTTCGCGCATCAGTCGCCGCGACGGCGCCCTGCTGGTGCAGCCGCCGCTGAACCTCTCGCGGCGCGACGGCTACGACAACCAGCCCAGCTTCGACGCCCGCGGCCGCACACTGTTCTACACGCGCCGTGCGCCGAACGCGCTGCTGGCCAACACGGAGCGCGACGTGCAGACCGACATCTGGCGCTATGCCCTGGATGGCTCGCAGCACGTGCCGGTCGCCGTCACCGCCGAGAGCGAGTACTCGGCGCAGGTCACACCCGACGGCAGCGCGCTCACGGTGGTGCGGGTGGAGCGTGACTCGGCCCAGCACCTCTGGCGCCTCCCGCTGTCGGCCGACGGTCGCGCGGAACGCCTCGTGGGGCGCGTGAAGCCGGTGGGGTACTACGCGTGGGTGGACGCGCAGGTGGCGATGTTCGTCCTCGGCGCGCCCGCCACGCTGCAGGTGATGGACACCGTGTCGGGACGCCTGGACACGATCGCGCGGGACATCGGGCGTGGCGTGAAGCGCGTGCCCGGCACTGGGCGCGTGAGCTTCGTCCAGCGCGCCGGCGCGCAGTGGTTCATCGACGAGGTGGACCTGGCCACCCGCGTGGTGACGCGACTGGTGCCGACGCTGCCGGGTGCCGAGGAGTATGCGTGGCTGGACAGCACCACCATCGTCGCCGGCAGCGGCACCACGCTGCAGGTGTGGACGCGTAACCAGCAGGGCTGGAGCGTCGCCGCCGACCTGTCGTACGCCCCGCTCACGAAGATCACGCGGGTGACGATCGATCCCACCGGCGCCTGGCTGGCGTTCGTGGCCGAGCCCACGCCGGTGCCGCCGCCCCGCGCCGCGACATACCGACCGCGTGTGCGGGATGCGGATGTGGCGCGCGACCTGGCCATCCTCGCGGCGGACAGCATGGAAGGGCGGCTGACCGGCTCACCGGGCAGCTGGCGTGCGACGCGGTGGCTGGCCGCGCAGTTCGCGGCAGCGGGGCTGCAGCCGGCGGGCGACAGCGGCTTCGTGCAGCGCGTGCCGCTGGCGAGGGGCAGCGCGGCGCCCGGCGCGCGGGTGCGTCCGCAGCTCCTCACCAGTTGGGGCGCGTACGACTCGGTGCCGGCGGCCAACCGCCTGCCGGGCGCCAACGTCGTGGGCTACATCGAGGGCAGTGATCCCGCGTTGCGGAGCGAGTACGTGCTGATGACCGCACACTACGACCACATCGGCGTGACGAAGGCGGTGGAGGGCGACTCGATCAACAACGGCGCCGACGACGATGCGGCGGGCACGATCGCCGTCCTGCAGGTGGCGCGGTTGCTGGCCCGCGGCGCGGTGCGCCCGAAGCGCACGATCATCTTCGCCGCGATGACCGGGGAAGAGGTGGGGCTGCTCGGCACGCGCTGGTTCATCGACCATCCCACGCGGCCGCTGTCCGAGATGGTCGCGAACCTGGAAGTGGAGATGATCGGGCGCCCGGACAGCCTGGCCGGTGGCGCGGGCAAGGCGTGGCTCACGGGGTACGAGCGCTCCACCCTCGGCGACCAGTTGCGCGACGGCGGCATCCCGATCGTTCCCGACCGCCGGCCCGCCCAGCGCTTCTTCGAGCGCAGCGACAACATCGCGTTCGCGCGCATGGGCATCCCGGCCCACACGCTCTCGAGCTTCAACCTGCACGCCGACTACCACACCGTGCGCGACGAGGCCCGTTACGCCGACCCCTCGCACATGGCGCGCGTGATCGAGGCGGCGGCGCAGGCGATCGTCATCCTCGCCAACGGTGCGAAGCCGGCGTGGCACCCGAACGGCCAGCCGGTGGGCACCACGCGACCGATGCGCTAG
- a CDS encoding 3-hydroxyacyl-CoA dehydrogenase/enoyl-CoA hydratase family protein, with amino-acid sequence MAIEIRRAAVIGAGTMGSGIAAQLANAGIPVLLLDVVPAGAAERNVLAAGALTRMRTQQPAPFMSAEAMALVTPGNVEDDLDAVSEVDWIIEAVFEDPAVKAPLYKKLDATRRPGSIISSNTSTIPLGTLIAGQSEAFAADFAITHFFNPPRYMRLLELVSGPQTRPEVTDALRRTCDERLGKGVVVCKDTPGFIANRIGTYFMYAAMHEALRHGLSVEEADAVCGKPMGLPKTGIFGLTDLVGLDLMPHIMKSFHATLPAGDPFLSLPTSFAPMETLIAAGNTGRKSKGGGFTRLVKDASGARIKEVVDLQTGAYRAEREPRLASLSAAKGKGALRTLVSFDDRGGRFAASLLAQGLSYAASLVPTIADRVSAVDEAMKLGYGWTFGPFELIDQLGAAGFAALLQQHGIAVPPIAARGLPFYRIDGGVLEELLPSGEYAAVPRAAGVLSLDDVKRKGKPVMKNASASVWDIGDGVLCLEFTSKMNTIDPEIMAMIRQVIATVGDGGGAYKALVIYNDGSNFSVGANLGLAMFLLNIASYDALEQSVADGQKTYLALQHAPFPVVSAPAGMALGGGCEILLHSDAVQANAESYIGLVEAGVGIVPGWGGCKEMLLRHVAPVQVDAARAMAATGHVFQAIATTRTSTSAADARTIGYLRSGDGITMNRDRLLADAKAKALSLVAGYAAPPMRSVSVAGARGKAMLMAGVASMVASGQATAHDAVVSEHLASVVTGGDAAAGASLDEVALLALERTHFMQLARTPGTLARIEHMLATGKPLRN; translated from the coding sequence ATGGCCATCGAGATCCGCCGCGCCGCCGTCATCGGCGCGGGCACGATGGGGAGTGGTATTGCCGCGCAGCTGGCGAACGCGGGAATCCCGGTCCTCCTGCTTGACGTCGTTCCAGCCGGCGCCGCCGAGCGGAACGTCCTCGCAGCCGGCGCGCTCACGCGCATGCGCACGCAGCAACCCGCGCCGTTCATGAGCGCCGAGGCGATGGCCCTCGTCACCCCCGGGAACGTCGAGGATGACCTCGACGCCGTCAGCGAGGTGGACTGGATCATCGAGGCGGTGTTCGAGGACCCGGCGGTGAAGGCGCCGCTGTACAAGAAGCTCGACGCCACGCGTCGCCCCGGCAGCATCATCTCGTCGAACACCTCCACCATCCCGCTCGGCACGCTGATCGCGGGACAGTCCGAGGCGTTCGCCGCCGACTTCGCGATCACGCACTTCTTCAACCCGCCGCGGTACATGCGGTTGCTGGAGCTGGTGAGCGGGCCGCAGACGCGCCCGGAGGTCACCGACGCGCTGCGCCGCACCTGCGACGAGCGGCTGGGCAAGGGCGTGGTGGTGTGCAAGGACACCCCGGGCTTCATCGCCAACCGCATCGGCACGTACTTCATGTATGCGGCGATGCACGAGGCCCTGCGGCACGGGCTGTCGGTGGAGGAGGCGGATGCGGTGTGCGGCAAGCCGATGGGGCTGCCCAAGACCGGCATCTTCGGGCTCACCGACCTGGTGGGACTCGACCTGATGCCGCACATCATGAAGAGCTTCCACGCCACGCTGCCGGCCGGCGATCCGTTCCTGTCGCTGCCGACATCGTTCGCCCCGATGGAGACGCTCATCGCCGCCGGCAACACCGGCCGGAAGAGCAAGGGTGGTGGCTTCACACGGCTGGTGAAGGACGCCAGCGGCGCGCGAATCAAGGAAGTGGTCGACCTGCAGACGGGCGCGTACCGCGCCGAACGGGAACCGCGACTGGCGTCGCTGTCGGCAGCGAAGGGGAAGGGGGCGCTGCGCACGCTCGTGTCGTTCGATGATCGGGGCGGGCGTTTCGCGGCGTCACTGCTGGCGCAGGGACTCTCGTACGCCGCTTCGCTGGTGCCGACCATCGCCGATCGTGTGAGTGCGGTGGACGAGGCGATGAAGCTGGGCTACGGCTGGACGTTCGGCCCCTTCGAACTGATCGACCAGCTCGGTGCCGCAGGATTCGCTGCGCTGCTGCAGCAACACGGCATCGCCGTGCCACCGATCGCGGCGCGCGGGCTTCCGTTCTATCGCATCGACGGTGGTGTGCTGGAAGAGCTGCTCCCGTCGGGCGAGTACGCGGCCGTGCCGCGCGCCGCCGGCGTGCTCTCGCTGGACGACGTGAAGCGGAAGGGCAAGCCGGTGATGAAGAACGCGTCTGCCAGCGTGTGGGACATCGGCGATGGGGTGCTCTGCCTGGAGTTCACCTCGAAGATGAACACCATCGATCCCGAGATCATGGCGATGATCCGCCAGGTGATCGCGACCGTGGGCGACGGCGGCGGCGCCTACAAGGCACTGGTCATCTACAACGACGGATCGAACTTCAGCGTCGGGGCGAACCTCGGCCTCGCGATGTTCCTGCTGAACATCGCGAGCTACGATGCCCTCGAGCAGAGTGTGGCCGACGGGCAGAAGACGTACCTCGCGCTGCAGCATGCCCCGTTCCCGGTGGTGAGTGCGCCGGCCGGCATGGCACTCGGTGGCGGCTGCGAGATCCTGCTGCACTCCGATGCGGTGCAGGCGAACGCGGAGAGCTACATCGGGCTCGTGGAGGCGGGTGTGGGCATCGTGCCGGGCTGGGGCGGGTGCAAGGAGATGCTGCTGCGCCACGTCGCACCGGTGCAGGTTGATGCCGCCAGGGCAATGGCGGCGACCGGGCACGTGTTCCAGGCCATCGCCACCACGCGAACCTCCACCTCGGCGGCCGACGCGCGGACGATCGGATACCTGCGCAGCGGCGATGGCATCACCATGAATCGTGACCGGCTGCTGGCCGACGCGAAGGCGAAGGCGCTGTCGCTGGTGGCCGGCTATGCCGCGCCGCCGATGCGTTCGGTGTCGGTCGCCGGTGCGCGTGGCAAGGCGATGCTCATGGCCGGTGTCGCATCGATGGTGGCGTCCGGACAGGCGACTGCGCACGACGCAGTGGTGTCGGAACACCTCGCCAGCGTGGTCACCGGCGGTGACGCGGCGGCGGGCGCCTCGCTCGACGAAGTGGCGCTGCTGGCGCTGGAACGCACGCACTTCATGCAACTCGCCCGCACACCGGGCACCCTGGCCCGGATCGAGCACATGCTCGCCACCGGCAAGCCGCTGCGGAACTGA
- a CDS encoding acyl-CoA dehydrogenase C-terminal domain-containing protein, which translates to MPTYKAPLDDMKFVLNDVIDYSRLVTLPGYADFDAGTAMSVLEGAAQFCEEVLQPLNQSGDSEGCHIEDGTVTTPKGFIDAYRQYVAAGWPALSADEAFGGQGFPQTLRFAVEEMMCASNLSFGMFPGLSHGAYHALLMHGTDALKTTWLPKLVTGEWAGTMCLTEAHCGTDLGLLTTKAVPREDGSYAITGNKIFISAGDHDLTSNIVHLVLARLPDAPPGIKGISLFIVPKFLLVADGTPGDANGVRCVSIEHKMGIKASPTCVLAFDDSIGWLVGETNKGMRGMFTMMNAARLAVGMQGLGISEVAYQNAVSYAKDRLQGRSLTGPKNPAGPADPLIVHPDVRRMLMTIRAFNEGARALSLWVGTHIDLHEKHPDPAVRKDADDFVALMTPIVKAYFTDMGSECANMAMQIYGGHGYIREYGMEQFVRDARIAQIYEGANGIQALDLVGRKLPAEGGRFLRFFFHPLSERLQRTVADPQLREFAEPLSKIFARLQQATQFVAMKALGNPDEAGAASSDYLRLFGLVALGDMWLRMAEAAYTRLPAADGDRLFLETKIHTARFYFTKVLPEAHGLFARIMAGAAPVMALEADAF; encoded by the coding sequence ATGCCCACATACAAGGCTCCCCTGGACGACATGAAGTTCGTCCTGAACGACGTGATCGACTATTCGCGACTGGTGACACTGCCCGGGTATGCCGACTTCGACGCCGGGACGGCGATGTCGGTGCTGGAAGGGGCAGCGCAGTTCTGCGAGGAGGTACTGCAGCCGCTCAACCAGAGTGGTGACTCGGAAGGCTGCCACATCGAGGACGGCACGGTCACCACACCGAAGGGTTTCATCGACGCGTACAGGCAGTACGTGGCGGCGGGATGGCCCGCGCTCTCGGCGGACGAGGCGTTCGGCGGACAGGGGTTCCCGCAGACGCTGCGCTTCGCGGTGGAAGAGATGATGTGCGCCTCGAACCTCAGCTTCGGGATGTTCCCCGGCCTCAGCCACGGCGCCTATCACGCGCTGCTGATGCACGGCACCGACGCGCTCAAGACCACGTGGCTGCCAAAGCTGGTGACCGGTGAATGGGCCGGCACCATGTGCCTCACCGAGGCGCATTGCGGCACCGATCTCGGCCTGCTCACGACGAAGGCCGTTCCGCGCGAGGACGGCAGCTATGCGATCACGGGGAACAAGATCTTCATCTCCGCCGGTGACCACGACCTCACGTCGAACATCGTGCACCTGGTGCTGGCGCGCCTGCCCGACGCACCGCCTGGCATCAAGGGCATCAGCCTGTTCATCGTGCCGAAGTTCCTGCTGGTCGCCGATGGCACGCCCGGCGACGCGAACGGCGTGCGCTGTGTGAGCATCGAGCACAAGATGGGCATCAAGGCATCGCCGACCTGTGTGCTGGCCTTCGATGACTCGATCGGCTGGCTGGTGGGTGAGACGAACAAGGGCATGCGCGGGATGTTCACGATGATGAACGCGGCGCGCCTGGCCGTCGGCATGCAGGGGCTCGGCATCAGCGAGGTCGCGTACCAGAACGCGGTGAGCTATGCGAAGGACCGCCTGCAGGGCCGCTCGCTCACCGGGCCGAAGAACCCGGCCGGGCCCGCCGACCCGCTGATCGTGCACCCCGACGTGCGCCGGATGCTCATGACCATCCGCGCCTTCAACGAGGGGGCGCGCGCCCTCTCGCTCTGGGTCGGCACGCACATCGACCTGCACGAGAAGCACCCCGATCCGGCGGTGCGCAAGGACGCCGACGACTTCGTCGCCCTGATGACGCCGATCGTGAAGGCGTACTTCACCGACATGGGCTCCGAGTGCGCGAACATGGCGATGCAGATCTACGGCGGCCACGGCTACATCCGGGAGTACGGGATGGAGCAGTTCGTGCGCGACGCCCGCATCGCGCAGATCTACGAGGGCGCCAACGGCATCCAGGCGCTGGACCTGGTGGGGCGCAAGCTGCCCGCCGAGGGGGGGCGCTTCCTGCGCTTCTTCTTCCACCCGCTGTCCGAACGGCTCCAGCGCACGGTCGCGGATCCGCAGCTCCGCGAGTTCGCCGAGCCGCTGTCGAAGATCTTCGCACGCCTGCAGCAGGCCACGCAGTTCGTGGCGATGAAGGCGCTTGGCAACCCGGACGAGGCGGGGGCGGCAAGCAGCGACTACCTGCGCCTCTTCGGCCTGGTGGCGCTGGGCGACATGTGGCTGCGCATGGCGGAGGCCGCGTACACCCGGCTCCCCGCCGCGGACGGGGACCGCCTGTTCCTCGAGACCAAGATCCACACGGCGCGCTTCTATTTCACCAAGGTGCTGCCGGAGGCGCATGGCCTCTTCGCCCGGATCATGGCGGGTGCCGCACCGGTGATGGCCCTGGAGGCGGACGCCTTCTGA